From the Cryptomeria japonica chromosome 2, Sugi_1.0, whole genome shotgun sequence genome, one window contains:
- the LOC131869033 gene encoding FK506-binding protein 4-like has translation MKNKGKNGTSQEKGLKVHKEQVAPNITRKMTRVVAEQLIREGHDGAEVEQKEEPSAEPASPKPKERKKRKEKPAREYVAVSLEETKSEEEIRQAPKKKGVFSRVVRGKPSGNKKEDQKKEVEKEQPKKTPKITIVHKRKPKGDEKSKLETKRRNGKQKRLDGQEIIDQTINDGNLKNISIFYD, from the exons ATGAAAAATAAGGGAAAAAATGGCACTTCACAAGAGAAGGGACTAAAAGTCCACAAGGAACAGGTTGCACCCAACATCACAAGGAAAATGACAAGAGTTGTAGCTGAGCAACTAATTAGAGAAGGTCATGACGGGGCAGAAGTAGAACAAAAG GAAGAACCATCCGCCGAACCTGCTAGCCCTAAGCctaaggaaagaaagaaaagaaaagaaaaaccggCAAGGGAATATGTTGCAGTATCTTTAGAGGAGACAAAATCAGAAGAAGAAATCAGACaagctccaaagaagaaaggtgttttttcAAGAGTTGTCAGAGGAAAACCCTCCGGAAATaaaaaggaagatcaaaagaaggaAGTGGAGAAGGAGCAACCCAAGAAGACTCCTAAGATTACCATTGTACACAAAAGGAAGCCCAAAGGAGATGAGAAATCTAAACTGGAAACTAAAAGGAGAAATGGTAAGCAAAAGAGGCTAGATGGTCAAGAAATTATAGATCAAACTATTAATGATGGAAATCTGAAAAACATTTCTATATTTTATGATTAA